Genomic segment of Eleutherodactylus coqui strain aEleCoq1 chromosome 1, aEleCoq1.hap1, whole genome shotgun sequence:
AGAGAGTGCTTATGTTGAGTTTGCAGACTAGCGATTTTTGCAGAAAACAAGACCCCCGATAGCTACTTTCCTGGAAAAATAACATTGCTATCCATCTTAAAATGCGATTATgcggattcaattgtttttctttaaaaatgtgttattgtgcaaaagtaaaaaaaaaaaaaaaatctatataaacttggtatcgcagttattatgctgatccagataagaaagttatcatgttatttttattgAATTGTGAACACTAATAATAAAATCCAAGTACAATGGTAACATTTTATGATAGGTTTTTCCATCTTCCCCAtcccaaaaaaatgtaacaaaagttaTAAAATACATGTGCCCcagaatggtgccattaaaaaagatAGAACTTGTCCCCCAGAAAACAAGGCCACATAGTGCTATGTCAGCGAGTTATGACTTTTGCAGTGCAACAATgacaatcgcttggtccttagaGCAAAAAACAGGCTGATCATTAAGGGATTAAGGAGGATCAGCAGGATGGAGCACTTTTCAGGGCTGTGaagtcccttaaccccttgagtggcacgcccggaaattttccaggacaagctccactgccgatagtgatatagcccggaggatttccgggctatgtatcactatgggagctgcagagcacactgccacaagctgtggcagtgtgctctgcctgcacagacccacagagaacatagcaagggctttgaaaaaacagcagaagatattgccgatatgccggcaatctcctgcttcagagtcctgctttgtttataggttgccatagagaccatcggcttgtcagaagcaagccgatggtctctgtggcagggagagcttggtgcttggctgccagaggacagctaggtaccagctcttacagcagagatcagagaaaacctctgatctctgctgtgttaaccctttacatgctgcagtctatgtgactgcagcatgtaaagggctgtcaccgcagcatgtaaagggctgtcaccatcggacccgcggaatgtgatcagggggtcctgatgggtccctgtggaagtcccctaaagggacaaaaaaaaaagttaaaaaaaaaaacgttaaattattttaaaaaaattataaaaacacttgtctccctttacttggtaaaaaaatcaaaaataaaatcacacatgtggtatccgtgtgcgtcgtaatgacccagagaaggaagttaatgcattatttaaccccttaatgacatggcccctttttttcttttttccccatttctttttttcctccgccCTGTTTAAAataatcacaacttgtcccgcaaaaaacaagcccttatatggccatgtcaatggaaaaattaaaaagttatggctcttgagatgcaactgcaaaattagttgaaattcaatgattagaccattttaaaaaaacctgccctggtgggcacgacagggtggtaggaaacccgccactcaaggggttaacattcAGACCAGAACAACTCACAGAGGACATCATGTGAACCACTTCATGATAGCACCAGGTTACCATGGAGGATATTTGCTCTCTCACTCACATTCAGGCACTCTGGTGTTTCCAACTACGTAGTGACCAGAGCAGTAACGCATCTAATCACACTATGAACCAGCAAAACATTTGCTAATTTTGCAgcagtttagatttttttacttGCACCTATTTAGATTAGAGATTTTGGCTCGATTTAGTTCTGGTACACACATGACATTATGGCTATGTAGACAACGGCATAAGGGGTGTGTATGAATTCTTCGCATCCTGAACTTTTCTTTCCGAAAGTATAGCAGATCTTAAGCTCAGCCTGGGTCagaatttaatttcttttttttgcttttacacaaAATGTTATGTTTTGATGCAAAACTGCACAAACTGCCCATGAACATTGAAGTGTTGGTTGGTATTTTCACATCGTGCTAGTTGTCTTAAAATATATGCCTACGAGGGCATAATAAAATTCTTCTTTATTTCTATAATTAAATTTTAATTTATGAGCATCAAAAAGTATGAAAGTTCCCCAGCAGCAAAAGGTTTTAAGGCCAAGTTTATCTTTGCAATATTTTTTGGTGATACAATGCATCTCAAATGAAAGCTGAAATAATTTTAAAACAGGTCATGATTAGAAATTACAAACAAATCTCGCAAAATTTAGCTTGACTGCGAAAACTTTCCGTAACAAATAATTTTAAGCCATTAGAAACATATTATctcaaaaaacaaacaacaaaaaaaacgatTGTAAAGCTATTGAAATGGCAAAGACTGTGGCATGGAAAGTTAAATTATGCTGCATATGCAAACAGGACTGGAATTTGTACTACTACTAACACGATCAAGATGAAGTACTCACTAGATTTGCTGAAGCCAGAAATGCACTCTTCCAAAAATTCTAGGGTAAGATGTGGTTCATTAGCTGCCAACGTCTTGCTAATGGAGACGATGAAAAGTGTATTGTTGGCTGGGATGCAAAGACCCGAAGTCTCCAGTAACTGCCCTTCAATCTTTAAATTAAAGGTACATGTTAAGGCACACAGAAGGTTATAGGCAGCAGAcctgaaaaaaaatacagtacacAAGTCAATACTATCCAGAAATTTTTTCAACAGAACTTTGCATAGGTGAAATAAATACACATCTAATTACATGCAAACATTTATAAATACGTACGCCGCAAAcagtttaaaggaaacctgtcatatTGCACACACTGTCCAAGCTGAAGGCAGCAGCCAAGCAAATTGATAGTTTTGTGGGGAAAGATTCATTAAAAGCCGCCTGCAGAGGGCGGGtctgatcccgctgcgagaattctcgcagcgggacccgatctgagcccctgcagggaccactgccggcgcatgcgcagagcaaagCCGGGGCGCCGGGTGAgatatttctgtgtgggcctctgcgagacccacacagaaatatccGCCCATTCTAAACTTAGGAGGTTCAGGTAGCCAAACCTTTTCCCACAACCTATCTACACACGTGTGCGAGCGCAGAAGCCTCTACTCACATCTGTGTCATCTCATACATCAGTCAGATTACTTGAGAGCTACTTAGTCCCCGTTCAAGCAAAAAGGACCAAGCTACAATACAAGGCACAaccactacacaatgtacagcgctgtaccTGGTATAGATTAAAATGACAACAGTGTTTACCCCAGCATCACTGTTATTTCAATAAGCTGACCAGCACGAACCCCAagcggacccccgccaatcaactactgatgtcttatgctcaggacaggtcattaatagtgtAGTGGTGAAAAACCCTTCAAAGTTTAAAGCCATTAAAGCTTTCCCGTCTCATCTGATAATGGGCATGGGGAGATGAAAAGGCACGCTGGGTGCTACAGCGGAAATCTAACATTGGTCATATTCTAATTAATAGGACCTGAGCACAATACCGATTAGGTCCGGTATAATTTCCTTAGTCACTATACCGCTCAGTCTGCAGTTGCATTTCTCCAAATCTGATGTCAGATTGAGCGGCATTACTTTAGTAGATGCAAGCATGAACATGTCCTGACAGGTCAAGGGTTATTTAAGGGCCGTTTCACTTACAATGAATTTCGGacaaatgctgcagttttttttttcgcgccaaaaccagaagtggattcaaaaggtatgggaaatataaaggaagggcttatacttttaTGTCTGAATCCACTTTGGCTGaaaaacctgcattaaaaaatgctttggtgctttaaataaataaaaactaccatgtgaaaccactcttagaGCTCACTGACACGGGCGTATCTCAACCGTGTAATACGTAGTGCTAAAAAGCCCTTTGATTTTCCACACCTGTGGCTTTTTTTCAGTGAGCCCCTAGGGTAGTTTTAGAAGGCATGGGGTGGTTTCAGAATCCCATATGCACACTctgccatagacttgtatagggcATGGCGTACAGAAATCTAGCTCTTTCCAGAGGGAAACACCGCAGAAACCAGGAagtgggcgagtataaaaaatacatcacccacctCCAAGTCATCTTCTCCAACAGcaccacaacttagtttatggtgctctggcaaggtgacaggttccctttaagaaaggaCTTGTACTTCCTGCTGAATCCATGTCAGATTTGAACTAAAATAAAAGCTGCCACAAAACCTGCGTGACGTCACTAACAGAGTTCTGCATAAATCAATCAAGTGTTTAAAAGCAACAAAACTGAAACGGCATTTGCAAAGAGACTAAACAGAATACAGATATCGCTATATTACTTTTTACTATGTGTAAAGATACATATACAGatgagaaaaataaaacaaatgtctACCGTAGACTTGGATCGGAACTCCCCAAGTTAAGTAATGCAATGTTGAGTAGTGTTCCCGGGACATCCTTTGGACGGATCTTAGTGTGTTGGGGAATAGAATCTGGTTGGGACAGTTCCCATCTAGTCCGTATGTGAATTATAGACTGGACGATGGCTTCACACTCCTGATGCATGAATGTGAGTGGGGTTCCTTGGTTGGCAATGGTTAAGGTGAATTGATTTTCATCCACTAAACAGATTTCTTCAATTTCAGACGCATAGTAAATATCATTCAAAAACACAGACTGTCCCAAAACACGCGTCCTCTCCGCCGATGTGACCTGGACAGCTGTAGAACCAACCTATAGAGACAAAAAAAAGAATCATACAATCAGTGAATCAAAGGTAGATGAAaatatatactaataaaaaggaaTGTTATTGCCAAGAGAAATGTGCATGAAGTCTGTACGTTTGAGCTCTGGCCCTGATCACGTGAcgttgacatcacaggtcctgtaagcacacggctgctgtcaggctctgcatgttttaggacctgtgaggacatccccgtcatgtgatcaggagcagagctcagagccccggtgactgatcacatgagggtgacatcaccacatgtaaatcacacagacaggtggtcgttagcatTTTGATATAGTTCTAGATCATGTATGAGCTGTAACTTATGCTAACAGTAGCTTTCTACTACACAGTTCCTACAGCATCTTCAATTCTATAAGTGTGGAACAGAAGTATGTAAACAGAAAATGTATAAACGCCATCCCATTCTTCGAAGGGTTACAATTACAATTAATTATATAAACCACCACTTACTTTTATGGACACTTTAGTGTCTTTGTGGGCCAGTTTAAGTGCATTATGAAACAGCTTCAAGTCCTCTTCCAATGCAAGTGTGGCAGCTGGGAGTTTTTGCTGATCGTGTTCTATGTGCTCGGCCAACTTTCccgatggatcaatgaaaatcagccTCTTGCTGCCTTTTAGTCCAGTTAATAGCCGCTCGTGGTATTTTGTATATTCCCTCACCCAGGAGTTACAGTTGTAGATATAAACGGCTGTCACATTTTCATAAGCAAAGCCAGGAAAAACCACAAACCATTTCGAAAGGAAGTCTGTCTTGAAACGATTGCTGGGCCCAGCGTGTGTGAGATCTACCACTATCTCATATGGCTTGGCGTAGTATGGCTTTAAAGTCAGAAGGACATGGTAGATCAGTAAATCACCATTAATTTGACCTGTCTTAAACCTGAAAGAAACAGAAACCAGaagttataaataaataaaattaatcttgttatttgtatagcgccaaattattccgcagcgctttcaggtaattattatttattaccccccaccaagctgggtactcattttaccatccTCGCAAGGATGGAAggcagagtcaaccttgagccggctacctgaaccatgcaggggttgaacttgcaaccttcaggtcgtgagcgagagcttagaactgcatttcttctgccttaggcctcatgtccacggggaaaatcagatccgctgcagattctacatgtagaatctgcagcgggtccctcctgccccgcggacatgagcgctgaaaatagcaatttaaaagcatttacctatccgtagcgggcggcgaagctctgctctccctcacggccggatcttcattttcggccggcggatgaattcctgacgccggcggcacgtcgtcgacgtgccgcgcgcatgcgccgggcacatccgccgagccgaagcaagggagatgcggccgtgaggaagagcagagcttcgcggcccgctgcgggtgagtaaatgctttaaattcctattttaggtctcccgcggatccggacggcttccataggcttcaatagaagccagcgggagccgtccccgcaggagacccgcatgaaaatggagcatggtccagattttttcatgctccattttttttaaaatcacttttattgacgatccgcgggtatttatctacccgcgggtggtcaatgcatccctatggggtgcggatccgtgcgcgggagatccgctgcggattttaaatctcattttgcccgtggacatgagcccttagcactctgcgccacagttATGAGGTATGCACTGACTTGATCATGCACAAAGCAGCTATGTACTATTAGAAGTGCTTGTAATACACAAGGACTCCACTGCTTATTTTGTATCATTCCGTTTTACCCATATACCCAACCACTTCTCACACATACACACTTTTGATTTATATATCTGCAGGCTCATTTAATTGTATACCAGCATTTCATTTCCTGTTAATCACCCAGTACACAATCCAATATATTAAACAAAAGGATTAAAGAGGAAGGAACACCACGTAATTATGAGAAATGGTAGCACTGTGTCATTGTGCTATGCATAGAACTGTGATTTTTAGAGAGTAACAAGATCCTACTTGCCCCCCACTTCCCTAACCTATAGCTATTGACTCAGCACTGACACACAAACAACTCCTCATAATCCAATCTTCTCTGCTAGCTGTAAAAAGGACAAAATCCATTTAACAACTTTCCGCCATAAACGTTATCTAGTGGATGACAACACCTACAGACTATTTACTCAAGGCAAGGGGGTAGGTCTTTATTCTAGGCATTGAGCATGAGCAAAAATGAAACAGGAAGCCTGTCATATCTGTGGTTTTACACTAAGGAAACAGCAAGAAGGCAATCTACAGAGCACTAAATATCAAGAGCAAGGAAGACTGTGAATTCTATGCATCGCGGATTGACCAAAGCGCTAAGCGAAGACCACCATTGAGGTGAGCAGAGATTCTATCATTCCTCTGAGTAATTATTTCAGTCCGTTAATGATATATCTAGGCACCTCGTTAGGAATCAACTAAAGTTCggtattagccagtagagcaaaatgtgattgttctcagcgagtgaaaccaagtaatcttgtagataggataccttttaatggctaacaaaaatacatgcattCTTGTTAGCCGTTTAAAAGTATcccatctacaagatgacttggcttctcttactgacAACAATCACAAATCACTAATTTCAACAATCTGTAAAATGAATCTATACTGTCTGACAGTATAAGGGACAACAAGCTAGCAATGCCAAATTTCATGGCTTGTTAAAATCCAAAATCAAGTTAGTAAACCGAATTATTTCATATTAATGAATGACAGAAACAAACATGCATCAGCGACCATAATGTAGCAATCGCTACAAGTAATACCAGGTGTTGTAACTATTACTTGGTCAAAAAAAGTCATCTTCAGAAAAGAGGCAAAAGTCATTGGAAATCAAAAGAGATCATTATGtgccactaaggcctcatgtccacggggaaaatcagatccgctgcagattctccatggagaatctgcagcgggtccctcctgccccgcggacatgagcgctgaaaatagaaatttaaaagcatttacctttccgtagcgggcggcgaaggtcagctgttcctcacggccggatcttcattttcggccggcggatgaattcctgacgccggcggcacgtcgccgacgtgccgcgcgcatgcgccgggcacatccgccgagccgaagcaagggagatgcggccgtgaggaagagcagagcttcgcggcccgctgcgggtgagtaaatgcttttaattcctattttaggtctcccgcggatccggacggcttccataggcttcaatagaagcccgcgggagccgtccccgcgggagacccgcatgaaaatggagcatggtccagattttttcatgctccatttttttttaaatgccttttattgacgatccgcgggtatttatctacccgcgggtggtcaatgcatccctatggggtgcggatccgcgcgcgggagatccgctgcggattttaaatcacattttgcccgtggacatgagcccttagaaagggttaacaattAACATATATTTCAGGAGTTCAGAGAAGCAGCGTGATAATCTTTGATTAAAAGGAAGTAGTATCATATTTAACACATTAACTGCTGGGGACAATTTATCACATTTTATGAAGGTTCTGTCTGGACTGGAAAAATATTTCGTAATACAGGGGAAAaaatggtccatttacacgcaaagatgatagctgaaaattcatcagaaactgacagttttgagcgattattttgcattaggtactaatgggctaatcagtccATTAATAGCTAActagtttcatttgcatgtatttagagaacagcaggcggTGTGTTCGCTAAATACATCACTTTTGTTCTGCCAGGCTgtatacaatgctatcagcgctgcccacggagaacacGGCATGCCATTCGTCTTAGGGACCACAGATTTTATGCGGAGCTGAACTCCGTGATGGACGAAGAGTGCACAATatgtgcatgatgggcacacatttacactcaacgactatcgcttaaaagccattgtttggaccaattttgagcgataatagttgcggGTAAATCAGCCTAAAGTCTAATTAAGTGTTGCGCTGAACCTTGGTTTTTAGCCCCGCAGGCGACTCCAACAGGTGAGTAATTTCCTGCGAAGTGCCCGGTTGGCGGCAACatgtacatgggacaattattgatAGAATTCGCTGCATTCAGTGAGAATTCAGGCGATATTGcctcgtttaaccccttgagtggcacgcccggaaaagttccgtgacgagctccactgctcatagtgacatagcccggaagatttccgggctatgtatcactacgggagctgcagagcacaatgccacaagctgtgacagtgtgctctgcctgcacagacccacacagagcagtgcaagggctttgaaaaaccagcagaagatattgccgacatgtcggcaacctcctgctttgtttacaggttgccatagagaccatcggcttgtcagaagcaagccgatggtctctgtggcagggagagcttggtgcttggctgtcagaggacagctaggtactagctcttacagcagagatcagagaaaacctccgatctctgctgtgttaaccctttacatgctgcagtctatgtgactgcagcatgtaaagggctgtcactgcagcatgtaaagggctgtcaccatcggacccctggaatgtgatcaggggtcctgatgggtccctgtggaagtcccctaaagggacaaaaaaaaataaaaaaaatgttaaaaatgtaaaaaaaaaaaagtaaaaaaattattaaaaaaataaaaaaaacacttgtctccctttactttgtaaaaaatcaaaaatacaatcacacatgtggtatccatgcgtcgtaatgacccagagaaggaagttaatgcattatttaaccccttaatgacatggcccctttttttcttttttccccatttctttttttcctcccccctgtttaaaaaatcacaacttgtcccgcaaaaaacaagccctcatatggccatgtcaatggaaaaatgaaaaagttatggctcttgagacgcaactgcaaaactagttgaaattcaatgattagaccattttaaaaaacctgccctggtgggcacgacagggtggtaggaaacctgccagtCAAGGGGTTAGGGCAGCTTGCCTTGGAAGAGCAATCTGCACTTTATATAGGTTAAACGAGACAACCAAAAGAAGGGGGAGACCCCATCTGTGCACTCCAGTGTAAGGCCATCTATATACATAGTGTAATCGCTGCGGGTAATCTGCAATGGAAAACCCTCAGCAATTACGCTGAAAAAGTGCAGTGGCCAAATACGCACCTAATCGGTGTGGACCTGGCTGCAGTTTTTTAGGTAGATCTGATCAGGaacttaacccttgtatttcaaggatgGAATTCCATAGCATAAATCCGCAGCACAAACAGACCTGTTTGGGCttgaaaaaaatcccagcatttaaaaaaaaacaaaaaaaacccgctgTGGATTAATTGCCGAAATTTTCCGCAGCCTGTGAAGGACATTTTTGAAATCTCTCCCATATGCCTACTTCTGTAAACTCTGCAGAATTTTCTGCTACAATTTCAGCAGCGCAAAATCTGTAGCATATCTGCCGTGTGTGAAGATTGCCTGCGGGTGCTATTACACGAGCACCAGCATTCACGTTTTCCCAACAGTTGCTGGGCTGGCTCGGCAATTTAGCACTATTACATAAGCATTAAAGGCTAATATAATAGCAGCCTGATTCCGATCAGCATCAGGTATATTGCTGAAACCTCTCTACAGCAACTTGGAAATTTCCCTCAATCACAGACAGTACAGAGTATGACCACAATAACCCACatcagatacacctacttccgcACAGACAGATACGTATTGTCTGTATGAATAACTGACAGTCCAGCAGCAGACCAAGAGTCAAATACATTGTATTTCAGGATGTTGCATAAGGAGACCTAGAAGACGGAGGTTGTGTGCAGTCATCATTGGTTGAATGTTCTGAACTCAATTCTTGGCCGGCATCATACACACTAGTGGTCCATAGTTATAGGTATCATAAGAGATGCCGAAGCATTAAATTAAGTCCTACCTACTtgattttcacattttttgttttgttatacCTGCAAAGGTACCTACAAAGTCAAGTCCAAGCTTTTGACAAGAAAAGCTTAAGCAAATCTCTAGGGATCTAGAATCATTTTTGGAGCTTTACGCTTGCAAACTTGTATGTATCATGAGTTGTTGGCAATGTTCACCATGGTAGTATGAATAAACTGGGCCAACTGAAAGGTGTATGACCTATTATTCTATTTCCGATATTGTCAGTCAAGGCCAGGATTGGATCTGGTGGTGTGAGGTCAGAAGTGCCTGTCCCAGAGCCTCCTCTAGAAAGGCTCACATGCTTAAGCCCTAAAATAAAGCATTTCTTAAAACTTTAGAGAATATTCAGTtgagtaatgattagagatgagcgaacgtactcggataggcactactcgtccgagtaatgtgccttatccgagtaccgctgtactcctgcagaaagattcgggacgcgctgcggagcggggagctgcaggggagagccgggaggaacggaggggagatctttctctccttctctcccggccgctctgccccgctccccgctgcgactcacctgtcagcagcggagcgccccgaatctttctgcacgagtacagcggtactcggataaggcacattactcggacgagtagtgcctatccgagtacgttcgctcatctctagtaatgatgctTCAGTTCCTCGGTGACTTTTGCTTCAATATCTATTATGTTGATTATGTTTTCTTTACTTGGCAGATAACGAGAGAGTTAAGAGAGCCGCATGAGGAAGATGCAGTCTTCACTGCGTCTTGTGATACTCTTTCTTTATGTCAGTTGTAAAGCAGAAGTAGCCAACAGCTATTTGCAGAGCCCCACTGATAAAGCAGTAGTAACtgaaatgaagaacacatctgatgCTCCAAACCATTTCCTGTCATTGCATGAAGGCAATGCTACGAACACTACATATAAAAGGCTTCCGGAACTGAAAGGGCAAGATTTAACTACAAGTAAACCCACTTTGATAAGAGTTCCTTATACAGTTATCCAACAAAGAACAAGTAAGGAACCAAGAGGAACCAAAAGGAACCATACTGTCAAATCCCATACCCCAAACATCACGGCCAATGCAACATGTACTGTTAACGAGAAATATAAGACTGGCATAATAATATGTGTCGTTATAATTGCTGTGTTAGTGTTCATTGTTGCAATGTTAATCATATGCACTGTGGTGCTAGTGCAAAAAGTATCCAGTCTAAAGGCAAAACTAACGCAATCAAAGCGCCAGGCAAGAAGCAACGGAGACTTTCTAAGCGCATCAAGCATTTTGTGGCCATCAGGAATGGAAACGTGGCAGAGGAAAGCTCAAGAAGCCAATCTGACCATGGATGAGATTTCCTTGGGAGATACTAGCACAATTGAAAAGGAGAAACACAAAttgatggaaactcctgcgctacAGGCTACAGAAGAGAACATTGACTTACAGAGTGCAACAATGACAGCCATATCCACAGTAGAAGTGTAAACACATGCAATTGATCACATTCACATTACCAAGTTGTATCACATCCTCTTAATCTGAAGTGGATGTATGGTgttacatccatccatccatccatccatccatccatcctggctGTTATTTACAGTGTGATCATAGAAAAACATTCAGATTGCATTTTTATGACAAAAAAGGGCTTTGTAAACCACATATAAGACATATATAAGTGTACATTCTTACAACCAACTCTTATTATTCAAATGcatcttaaagggggtttccatgacttttctattaatgacctatgctcaggacaggtcattaataattgatcagtgggggttgaattcaatgggagctacacATTCCATAGCAACCCAGGTCGCTGCAATATGGACAAAGCAGTCTGCTTACGGCTGTCGGCCATGACAGAGGGCCcagtgatcagcagggatcctgagcggcagactcccatcaaactactgatgacctatctttaggattgGTCATCAAAAAGCAAagtcctggaaagcccctttaaataaaacacTAAGCAATTTTGCAAATACGCTTAACAATATATTATGGCTTTGTgtatatagctactataaaaaCCAGTGCATCTCAATGGTTACAGTCTATACTTCTCTTCCTCACCAGCAGGGTACTAGTGTAAAAAAAGCTACATTGTACAACTGCAGGATGAGACGACAAGCatggtttgtagtctgtaaccatggagacaaacTGCTCCGCATAGGAGCTTT
This window contains:
- the EVI2A gene encoding protein EVI2A, producing MRKMQSSLRLVILFLYVSCKAEVANSYLQSPTDKAVVTEMKNTSDAPNHFLSLHEGNATNTTYKRLPELKGQDLTTSKPTLIRVPYTVIQQRTSKEPRGTKRNHTVKSHTPNITANATCTVNEKYKTGIIICVVIIAVLVFIVAMLIICTVVLVQKVSSLKAKLTQSKRQARSNGDFLSASSILWPSGMETWQRKAQEANLTMDEISLGDTSTIEKEKHKLMETPALQATEENIDLQSATMTAISTVEV